Genomic DNA from Prunus persica cultivar Lovell chromosome G1, Prunus_persica_NCBIv2, whole genome shotgun sequence:
TTCACTCTTTCGTGAATTATATGGccctaatttcaatttttttttcttcttctcttgtttgtaattaacataatttatataattaatgtatacttttatttctagaaaaTTATCGAAAATGTAagtaccaaaagaaaattatcattaaattttaagttaATAACTTTAACTCACTCACTCATTGAAAAATTTATAGTTCGATCCTATTAAGGTATGACATCATACAAATTTCATAACATTGTTTGTGGTAAACTGATAACCAGTGTGAAAGTATAACAAATAGTCTTACTACTCCACTAATTaatcttatcttttttttttcttttgatttggtaATTAAGCTTATCTTTAACAAGTGCCGATGTCCATGATATTCACATGTTGCTTGCAACAGTGGCATGGACATTGatgaatgaaagaaaatacaaatgtACGATATATATTTCACGATGTTTTGATCGGATCTACCCAGAAAGAGTCGGGATATGTTCGGCAGCAGCAATTTATTTTCgtcatatatttattatttaagcatgttcaattttcaaaacgAGAAACATAATCATGCCAAACCATGTGAATATGAAGACATAAACGAAAAATTATGGTTGAGTTAGTGGGAATGCTTAATTGGagataataataacaattagTGGCCAACGAGAATGCACATCACATCTGGACATTTAAAAAACTGTAGATTAATCTTTATAATTTGTTGGGGTTCTTGGGCCTATACCTTCCCAAAAAATATGAGTCTGTATTGTATTCTATGTTGAAGAATCAATACCGGATTTTTTGGGATTTTAATgaagttttttaaaagttcaTATATGTAGTCAATCGGAATTTTCTACGAGTCCATAGAAATTTGAATgtatttaatacaaaaaattataatacaaaaaaaaaagatataattctttattttcacATTAGGCCCTCAAAAACTCAGGGTCAACCCCGGCTAAATCCATACTTTTCCTATATTTTATTGTTCTGTTTTCAAAGAAGCCACTAATTAACACGTAAGTATGAACGGTGAcataaaaaattgataataaGACAAATGACGTAAGACAACAACGAAATGGATGACGTCCGACGACTCGCCACATATGCACAAACGTGGTGGAGTTGTGTACATAAATAAGACATGAACAAATATATTTGATGATCTTCTGATCTGCACAGAAAAAGAGAGTaaattgttttatatttaatcATGCAtgttcaattttcaaataCGAGGAACATAAACATTCACACTTTGTCAGCCATATGGTTAGTTTAGTGGGAATGCTTAACtggagaaaataataataataatttgtagCAAAACACGAGATTTGtatgtcttttattttttgttttctcagaAAGATGAGCAGTCCGTCGCAGATTTTTTGAATTATCAGACGAAACTGACCTATCTCTTTCTATAGTTTAAAATTTGATAGAATTGTAGGGCTTTTCGCTTTCAGACCATGTCAATCATTTCTGATTGATTATCTGTCCAAAgccatttactttttttttaaaacaagaaataattaaCATATAAAACAATGCGAAATGAGGTGGATCCTTGTTATTGTACTAGACTCAGAAATCTTAGCTAATCATTCTTGCATCATACTTTAAAACACCCAATTATGTGACTCAGAAATCATTATATTGTCTTTGTGGTGAAGCAATTATGTGAGTTCTGTTTTTAaccttcaaaatgaaattgaaactctTTAACACAATTAAAACCCaagttttatatttgtttcggAGTTCGGATAGGAAAATATTTAACTCCTTATTCAAGCACTATATTTCTTCTTActatttggaattttaataGGAAAATATATACTTGACTCCTTACAAACAAATCACAGtctgaaaatttattttttatttttataattatattaaggTACATTCACATACGTGTCCACTGTGATATTTGTGATGGCCTTTTGTCTATTGTTTTCAACCTTATTGTCTCTTTCAGTTTGAGTAGCTTCACATGGAGATAACATGGGGagtaatattttatttgggaCAAGTTTTAGACTAAATTGAATATGGCTATAAATAGGGCAGGCATATTGCAAAAGAATGCTGCACCAACACATCAAGCTACGAGCCAATACCCGTTCTTTAGCCCTAGCCTTTGAAATCCCCAGGACTCCCTACCCTAAGTCATCATCATGCTAGGCGACCTcgcaaaaaatttgttttctaaagTTGAGGCTAGCCTGTTTTCCATGTCTGATAAGAAAATCTTGGACCAAATTTATGCAACTCATTATGTCAATGTTGATACTTCCTTTGATGAGGATTCTCtttttgaaattgttgaaaacATCCTCAAGCATGCAATCCAAACTGTCGACAAAATTGTGCAGGTACTTTATCACAAATATTCTTATTAATTATTACTAATATCTAAAGCACTGCTACATAAACTTGTGGGTTGTTGCAGGGTACCCAAGTGCATGAGGAAAACATAGAGGAGAAGCCCCTCAAGGCCAACTTCAGTACACCATTGTGCATACTTAAGTCCATAGCCAGCGAGGTAATTACctcagaaaataaataaatatttttttatattgctCGTAACAATTTTCATGTACatacattattttttattttttttattgtttgctttcatatttttcatattaaaactattaaataattaaattttcagatGCAATGCAAACCTCCTGGTGAGAAAGTTGCCCATGAAACTGCCCTCGCAATACTGAACAAGCTGTCAAACTATTCATGGGAAGCAAAGGCAGTGCTGACTCTGGCAGCTTTTTCTATGGAATATGGGGAGTTCTGGCTCCTTGCCCAGGCTCAGGAATCGGACCGACTTGCCAAATCAATTTCAATCCTGAAGAGAGTCCCTTTCCTCCTCAAGCCCTCAAACCTGCAAAAAAGAAGGCAAGCAGTGCTTGAGCTTAACAACTTGATCAAGGTTACAATGCGAGTTATCGGGATCTTCGATCAGTTCGAAAAGCTTTCCAGTTACGATCCAAAGGATGTGCCGGAGTTGGCATTAGCAATGGAACATATTCCAGTGGATGCGTATTGGGCTATTTTGACTCTTGTTGCTTGCGCAACGAAGGTCACTATTCTCACCAGTGATGAGTACGTTAACTCTTCATTCTTAATTGATGtctgacaaaaacaaaattcaatattTGTTTAGTACTTCAAAATAATAAGACCATGGTTGCCTTTGTTTCAGGGACAAGGAGCATGACCTAGTCCCATACGCTCAAAAAATCCATTTCATCCTGAACAAGCTTAACATGCAGCTGAAAATTTGTAGAAAACAAGTTGGTGTGTAATTACTTGCAGATCCTTCATTAgtcatattataatattaatgaaaaatgatgaaaaaagtaatttttgTATAATCCGCAGAGGACGCAGAAGCTTACCGGAGGATAAGGAAAATCTTTCGAACTCCTACTGAAATCAAGGAGGTTTTCAAGGCCCTGATCTTTAGCAAAGACAATGTTCAGCCACTGATTGATGGTTCTACTAAACAAACGGTTGCTCTACTGCCCTTACAAACTGTTGTTTAAGAAGTATATTAGGTTTTTAATAGAGTGAAATTGTGGTGGCCTAATTGTTTAAACAGGTTGATATCGACATCCTGAGGAAGAAAAACATACTACTATTCCTTTCAAGCCTAGATATCACTGATGATGACATTTCTATCCTCAAACCAATTTATGAGTTCACTAAGAAAGAGGACCAGCATAAGATTGTGTGGATTCCAATCGTCGAGCAGTGGACCGATGAGCTGCGAAAGAAGTTCGAGACCCTGAGGATCATGATGCCGTGGTATACAGTGCAGATCTCTGCACCCATAGCTGGTTTCAGGTTCATCAAGGAGGAGTGGAACTTCAAGGGTAAGCCTACATTGGTGGTGATGAGCCCACAAGGAAAGGTTGAACATTACAACGCATTCCACATGATTCGGGTATGGGGACCCAAGGCCTTCCCTTTCACAGAagcaacagaaaaagaaatctcAAAGTCTCGCGAATGGTTTGGCAATTTAATCAGAGAGATTTATCCGACTCCACCCGACTCTGTAAGTtccttttaattaataattccaACAAAAGCCATACATTTAGGGTCCCTCTGACATTACCCGTATTTGAATCTATGATGTAAATTTGATGATGAAGCAAGTTTTTGtggtttaatttattttgatcaAACAGAAAGAGGATGAGTACATTTTCTTCTATGGAGGCAAAGACAAAGACTGGATGAAACAATTCAAAGAGAAAGCAACTGCTCTTGCAAATGATCTCATCTTGAAGGAAGCAAAGATTAACATAAAGTTGTTTTGTGTGGGGAAAGACAGCAAGGGAGAAGATGACTTTGGCATTCTATGGCGCTTCTGGACTGGAATAGAAAGCCTGTTCCACACCAAGATAAACAAGCAGGCTGACTCAGCCACACTAGAAATCCAAAAGCTACTTTCttacaaaaatgaaagtggATGGGCTGTGCTCAGCAAGGGGTCTTCTTTGGTTGTCGCTGGACATGGTATCTCAATTTTGAAGGTGATAGAGGACTTCGACAAATGGAAGGGACAAGTGAGAGAGAAAGGCTTTGAGTTTTGTTTCACAACATACCATGCGAAGATTCGCCTAACACCTTGCTGCCGCCTTGATATTCCAGGCTCTACCGGGAAGGTCCCGGAGACAATGAACTGTCCCGATTGCAACCGTAGCATGGAGACTTTTATCAGTTACAAGTGCTGCCACATTGATGGTCCTAATGTGCATCATTAAGGTTTCGTTCTTTTAGTACCACTGCTAAGTAATTTTGTTAATCAAATAAGTTCCATGCAGTGGATATTATGCTAGAATAAAAATAGTCTACTAGCTATGCAGTGGATATTATGCTAGAATAAAAATAGTCTACTACCTGTAATGTGGAGTACAGCTTGTGTAATTGTTCTATTATGTTTCTTTCGGCCAGATTATTCATGGCAGTCTATGTGATGGTTAACGTTTTATTGGTCATTAATGTAttgaataaattttcaatGTACTGTTTTGGAGTGTTAAATTTACATTCATTGCCATATTTTCTTGTACATGGGTAGATACATTCTTAGGAAATTATCTACAATCATCGCTTAATAACTCCTTTCCTCTTGATTTGAGTTGAGGTCAGGCGTGTTGTCCACTTGTTGcaattcttcatttttccaATGAAGTTCCCTCGTTTCATCGAGATTCTCTTAAAAAAACTCTTCTCCCCTTGATTAAAATCAACCGTGGAGAGTAGTCTAAACAATTAactcaattttttaatttttaatgcaattgttatcaataaaataattttaaaaagaaattttaagaaagaaaactgCCATAGTTTTCTCCCACCAACGGCAAATCCTCCCTCGTCACACCGACGGCTCGTGTTCTCACCCTGGATGCCTACATCTCACTTTGCAGGTTTATTCTCTCCTATTCAATTCgccattttccttttgacTTTTGCTTAATTTATTACTCGATTTCAGTTGCTTCAATTAATTTTGTGACTACTCTTTGGATTTGAGGTGTCAATTGCCAGATGGAGATTTGGAGACCTTGATTTCAGTCAAGTCCTACGAGGAGTTAGCTAATATCATCTAAGAATACAATCGAGCTTCTTCTCCGTCTCGTCCTCTAAAGAAATCACTCAAGCAAATCTCGCCTCATATGTGTATGGCTATGAGCGGCAGCGATTCATCCCTTTCAAAATCGCTCTTCTCGTTCACCGATTCTTGCCATGTCCAGAGAGCAACCCAGCGACATGTCGTATctccctcatcatcatcatcacatcGTCGTGAACAAGTACCTCACCGCAATGATGGAGTTGAGATTCGGAGCCCTAAACTTCTAGGAGCTTCACACAAAGAAGAATATGGCTGATAAtcaaaatcttaaaaatagaaaagaatacgacattttaaaaatttattttgttgaaaacatttgcattaaaaattataaatggagctAATTGTTTAGACTACTCTCCACCGTTGTTTTTAATCCAAAAGTGACCATGGTTTTCGTGGACCAGGAGAAGAACAAGATTAAGGCTTTGTAACATTcgacatcgaccaacggagagggggtgatgtgccttatatgtacatgcctaCCTTCATCttgcacgaggccttttgggagctcactggcttcggagtcatgggaactccgacgTTAAGGGAGGGGGATGGATTTTCTGGTTCgcaggggagagagagagagagagagagagagagagagagagatcagatattttaaacttaaacttcaaaatatttacggttttACCACTGTCGATGTTTTGcccgtaacttcttcgttacaactccgatttaaACCTACCGcatgtctacgaattcgtctcggtaccacctacccaaaaataccaatCACTGCCCCAAACACTTTCCGagcaagaaaatgaccaatttacccctaccctaagggtaaattcgtaaattcacttaaataatttaaaatatgaattaaatttggagtcggggtgttacaatctaccccccttataaaaatttcgtcctcGAAATTTACGTACTTAAAAATTGGAGCTAAGGGTACTCGACCCGCTTCAGTGCCTCGTGCTCCCATGTAGCTTCTTCAATAGTTTGACTTCTTCACAGAACCTTCACTACCGGAATAGACCTGGAGCACTACATCTACTCTTTCCAATCCAAGATCAGCACAAGTTGCTCCTCATATGTCAGATCTTCTTTCGACTCCACGGGTTGACGTTCCAGAACATGAGAAGGATCATGCATGTACTTCCTTCATGATTTCTCTCTTTAACTCACCAATGAGGTGGGCTAAGTATCCTACACAGCCCTCCTTGAGTAACCTTTTTGCCGTTATGGCGGAGATGAGACAAGATTGGAGAACTCTACGCTCTCCACATAATACTACTTCAGGTTGTTCCGGACTTCTAAGTACAACCTCTTTCCGAAATAACTCACCGATACGCGGTGTTTCTTCAATCAAGACATTCCCAAGATGATGTCAAGATCAATCAAGTCCAATTGGGCTCAAATCGACTTCCAACTCTGCATCACCCACTTGAATACAACAATCCCTAAAAATCATGTCCGCAAACAGGACATTCCCCAGTAGGTAAAGAAATGCTAAGTCTTCTTGCCATGGGTGTCGGTCTCACACTGGCATATGGTACGAAACTAGGTGTAATGAAAGAATGCGTAGCCCTGGGATCTATTAAGACACGTGCTAAACTAACCAAAAATTTAGGGTCATACCGGTGATCAAGTCAGGTGTAGCCTGGGCCTCATGATGGGTCATCGAGAACACACGGGCATGCGTAGTAGAGCGTCCAGACTGGCCTCTCTGGCTCCTACCACTCCTACCTCGAAAAGTAGACTGGACCCCACTGCTTGATGACGAACCCGctgcagatgatgaagcaccACTCTCTGTCTGACCCTGTCCTCTACTGCTTTGCCCTTGTTGGGCCCAAGTCTCCTTTCCAGCAGTACCACCAACAGTAAGGAGTGGGCACTCACTCCTATAGTGCCCTGCCTGCCCACAATGGTAACATGACACTCCGCTCCTCCGGCTAGGGCCACTAGTCTGTCCACGTTGTGGGCAGTCCCTCCTGAGATGTCCTGTCTGCCCACAACCGTGACAGGTTGCATTATACTGCTGCGAAAAATCCTTGGCTGTACTGGCCACGGACTGCTGTCCCGAATGCTGGCTCCACGCTGGTCGTGAGCCAGACCTCCTACTGCCTGAACTGGAACCACGTCCTCCCGACCATTCACTACCAGCAGAACTAGAACTGGATCCACCCCTCTTTGATGGACCCTGACTTGGCTCACCAAAACCTGAGGAGTCCCTGCGGCGCCTACTAATGCCTGCACCCAAACTGTACTTCCTGGCCACTCTATCTGCTGCTTGAGCCAAGGCTCTCATGGTAGGGTATGTGTTAGCAGTAACCACTGCCTGGATGTCTAACCACAAACCCTCCTCAAAACGTGTACACCTGTCTTCCTCTGTGGTGACCAACTCAGGTGCAAACCTAGACAACTCATTAAATTTGTGCTCATACTCCAGCACTGACATGGAACCCTGCCTCAAATGCAGAAACTCGGACTTCTTCTCATTCTTGTAAGAATGTGGGTAGAACTGATCAAAGAACACCCTCTGAAACTCTTCCCAGGTAAGAGCAGCAGGGTTAGCATACCCTCTGCGAACTGCCTTCCACCCGTGATAGGCATTTCCcttcaaaagaaaagcagCTAAGCGAACCCTATCTCTATCCGGGCACTGAAGAACCTCAAATATTCGCTCGACATCTGTAAGGCAAGCATCAGCCTCAGCAGGATCAGCACTACCATGAAACTCATTTGCCCCTAATTCTTTAACCCTCTTAATATCGGAGCTTTCCGTATTCCGTCTCCTCTGTAAGGCGGTAGACACGGTTCGAGTGAACTGAGATAACAGGTGTCGTAAATCGAGGTCATTCCCTCCATCTTGCTCTCCGACAGGTGGagatggaggtggaggtggaggtgatGGAGGTGGAGAAGGTGGTGGAGATGGAGGTGGAGGATTTGCTCCCCATCTCGGAATACGACCATCCCGCGTCCTAGGACGTCTAGGATGCATGATTCTACACAAAGGAAACCATAAAATCATTAGTTTCAACAACGCAACAAAAGAGCGAAAGTCGAAGGAAAGTGAacctaatgctctgataccaagctGACAGGACCCGCTCCGGAATTTCCCGAAGACCGAGGCGGACCCCCGTTCTTTGttccgacatcaccccgatgccgggcccacttactagaaaccgagactctctaccaaaattttggcagtcTCCCCTATGAATTGaacaacccaacaaaatttaacctgcataaaaatacAGAATAATCTCAACCAGTAGCATGCTTTGAAGCGAATAAacagtttacaacaaaatggcctccggcctcacaattcaaaccctaacaggggcgataacagagcatgtCTAAGAACTTCAATTTCGACGAAACAGAGTGCAAAGGAAATAACAGGAAGAAAGAGTCCTACGATGACTCAAGGCTCGGAATCTCACGATCCGGCTCTGCTGCAGAACTCAgtcaactactggctggggggcgcaaaacagaaaattgtgagtggacaaacaTAAATTCAGTTCAGTGTAAACCAACGTAATATAACCCCACCGTTTAgaaaaccatgcaagaaatccCATGCATCTCAAAACCGTCATactcaagtatatatatatatgtatatatcaaaacaaatcaataccaGATGCCAAGTCCAAAATCCATAAAGAACCCtttacaaaacccaccatccaaaaacttataaatccCACAACCAAACTCTCGAAAGCGTACCCATTGGCACGACCGGCAAGGAAGTATCCACACCgagaaacaagaatgaatgaatagatttaaatatataatataagagat
This window encodes:
- the LOC18788163 gene encoding protein SIEVE ELEMENT OCCLUSION B codes for the protein MLGDLAKNLFSKVEASLFSMSDKKILDQIYATHYVNVDTSFDEDSLFEIVENILKHAIQTVDKIVQGTQVHEENIEEKPLKANFSTPLCILKSIASEMQCKPPGEKVAHETALAILNKLSNYSWEAKAVLTLAAFSMEYGEFWLLAQAQESDRLAKSISILKRVPFLLKPSNLQKRRQAVLELNNLIKVTMRVIGIFDQFEKLSSYDPKDVPELALAMEHIPVDAYWAILTLVACATKVTILTSDEDKEHDLVPYAQKIHFILNKLNMQLKICRKQVEDAEAYRRIRKIFRTPTEIKEVFKALIFSKDNVQPLIDGSTKQTVDIDILRKKNILLFLSSLDITDDDISILKPIYEFTKKEDQHKIVWIPIVEQWTDELRKKFETLRIMMPWYTVQISAPIAGFRFIKEEWNFKGKPTLVVMSPQGKVEHYNAFHMIRVWGPKAFPFTEATEKEISKSREWFGNLIREIYPTPPDSKEDEYIFFYGGKDKDWMKQFKEKATALANDLILKEAKINIKLFCVGKDSKGEDDFGILWRFWTGIESLFHTKINKQADSATLEIQKLLSYKNESGWAVLSKGSSLVVAGHGISILKVIEDFDKWKGQVREKGFEFCFTTYHAKIRLTPCCRLDIPGSTGKVPETMNCPDCNRSMETFISYKCCHIDGPNVHH